From the Daucus carota subsp. sativus chromosome 8, DH1 v3.0, whole genome shotgun sequence genome, one window contains:
- the LOC108197015 gene encoding alkaline ceramidase has protein sequence MEDEISSFWGPVTSSTDWCEQNYVYSSYIAEFFNTIGNLPGILLALIGLVNALRQRFEKRFSILHLSNIILAMGGMLFHATLQRLQQQGDETPMVWEMLLYIYILYSPDWHYRSTMPTFLFLYGAIFAVVHSQIRFGIGFKVHYAVLCLLCIPRMYKYYIYTEDISAKRLAKLYVITLLLASLCWLCDRVYCKEISGWYINPQGHALWHVLMGFNSYYANTFLMFCRAQQRQWNPKVKHLMGLFPYVKIEKPKVQ, from the exons ATGGAAGATGAGATATCAAGCTTTTGGGGACCTGTCACATCAAGTACTGACTGGTGCGAGCAGAACTATGTCTACTCTTCTTATATTGCAGAGTTTTTCAATACAATTGGAAACCTTCCGGGCATTCTTTTGGCACTCATTGGTCTTGTAAATGCCTTGAGACAACGGTTTGAGAAAAGATTCAGCATACTCCACTTGTCCAATATAATTCTTGCAATGGGAGGCATGCTATTCCATGCTACGTTGCAGCGACT GCAGCAGCAAGGTGATGAAACACCAATGGTCTGGGAGATGCTCCTATATATCTACATCCTTTATTCTCCAGATTGGCATTATCGTAGTACAATGCCCACCTTTTTGTTCCTATATGGTGCAATATTCGCGGTGGTGCATTCACAAATCCGGTTTGGAATTGGCTTCAAGGTGCATTACGCTGTTCTTTGTCTTCTATGCATTCCCAGGATGTACAAGTATTACATCTATACGGAAGATATATCTGCAAAGCGTCTTGCAAAACTATACGTGATTACTTTATTGCTGGCAAGTTTATGTTGGCTCTGTGATCGAGTGTACTGCAAGGAGATCTCTGGCTGGTATATAAATCCACAAGGTCATGCATTGTGGCATGTATTGATGGGTTTTAACTCGTATTACGCCAACACATTCCTAATGTTCTGTCGTGCTCAGCAAAGACAGTGGAATCCAAAGGTTAAGCACCTCATGGGACTATTCCCATATGTGAAAATCGAAAAGCCGAAAGTCCAGTAA
- the LOC108197512 gene encoding uncharacterized protein LOC108197512, producing MSLFLRSPSKPKTLIPLFTSLRSYAAVSPPPSQTHHTHHQKTHTYSPPSPFLSSWDPPKNPKEAQWQLAMLRRQYDKQVREVRKEYMQEMEVMRAEKARKDEAKREALRVANEERKAAKLEAKKVRAAERKLEEEEFRRMLLKEKEEKLEYWRKRENLVQEKKEKKKEDLRRQSSMWIDENKLEARTLEALVDGSNYL from the exons ATGTCACTCTTTCTCCGATCACCGtcaaaacccaaaaccctaatcCCCCTTTTCACCTCTCTCCGCTCATACGCCGCCGTTTCACCACCGCCCTCCCAAACCCACCACACCCACCACCAGAAAACCCACACCTACTCACCCCCAAGCCCATTTCTCAGCAGCTGGGACCCGCCCAAGAACCCTAAAGAAGCTCAATGGCAGCTCGCCATGCTCCGGCGACAATACGACAAGCAAGTGAGGGAGGTGCGCAAGGAGTATATGCAAGAAATGGAAGTGATGAGGGCTGAGAAGGCGAGGAAAGATGAGGCCAAGAGGGAGGCGCTTCGGGTTGCGAATGAGGAGAGGAAGGCGGCGAAATTGGAGGCCAAGAAGGTCCGGGCTGCGGAGCGGAAGCTGGAAGAGGAGGAGTTTCGACGAATGCTT ttgaaagaaaaagaagaaaaacttGAATATTGGAGGAAGAGAGAAAACCTCGTACAagagaagaaggagaagaagaaagagGATCTCCGCAGGCAAAGTTCTATGTGGATTGACGAGAATAAACTAGAAGCAAGGACACTGGAAGCACTGGTTGATGGAAGTAATTACCTTTGA
- the LOC108197372 gene encoding actin-related protein 2/3 complex subunit 4: protein MFGKESAAAPANQWRRDLRQEPASGNPLKLYLNCIRNTLEAAMCLQNFPCQEVERHNKPEVELKTSPELLLNPVLICRNEAEKCLIETSINSLRISLKVKQADELENILAKKFLRFLSMRAEAFQVLRRQPVQGYDISFLITNYHCEDMQKNKLIDFIVQFMEDIDKEISELKLSMSTRGRLVATEFLKQFI from the exons ATGTTCGGAAAAGAATCAGCCGCCGCTCCGGCGAACCAGTGGCGTCGTGATCTCCGGCAAGAGCCAGCCTCG GGCAATCCGTTGAAACTGTACCTGAATTGCATCAGAAACACTCTCGAGGCCGCTATGTGTTTACAG AACTTTCCTTGCCAAGAAGTTGAAAGACATAACAAACCAGAGGTTGAATTGAA GACCAGTCCAGAACTTCTGCTCAATCCT GTTTTGATATGTCGAAATGAGGCTGAGAAGTGCTTGATAGAAACTTCTATCAATTCACTGCGGATTAGCCTTAAG GTAAAGCAGGCAGATGAACTTGAAAACATACTGGCAAAAAAATTTCTAAGATTTTTATCTATGAGGGCAGAAGCATTTCAGGTTTTAAGGAGACAGCCAGTACAG GGATATGATATTAGTTTTCTTataactaattatcattgtgagGACATGCAGAAGAATAAGCTTATAGATTTTATTGTGCAATTCATGGAG GATATTGATAAAGAGATTAGCGAGCTAAAGCTATCCATGAGCACAAGAGGGAGACTAGTTGCGACTGAGTTTCTTAAGCAATTTATTTGA
- the LOC108199960 gene encoding uncharacterized protein LOC108199960 isoform X1 has product MVKKQLPDWLNSSLWSSNPPPPPADDPSPSDHSPFDRKPVVPVTPPGAIEPPEPVKVEASDPLLDDAVSDHQDEFENGASSVSSVVEDASKQAQLLHEISNKVISLTELRRLASQGIPDGAGVRSAVWKLLLGYLPGDRALWPSELAKKRSQYKNFKDELLLNPSEIARNKGNSINLDPDETRKENKGLLSRSEISHDEHPLSLGTTSAWNKFFQDTEIIEQIDRDVMRTHPDLHFFSGDSQFAKSNQEALRSILIIFAKLNPGIRYVQGMNEVLAPLYYVFKNDPAEENASSAEADTFFCFVELISGFRDNFCQQLDNSVVGIRSTITKMSQLLKEHDEELWRHLEVTCKVNPQFYAFRWITLLLTQEFNFADSLHIWDTLLSDPEGPQETLLRVCCAMLILVRRRLLAGDFTSNLKLLQNYPSSNISHLLYVANKLRSHPG; this is encoded by the exons ATGGTGAAAAAGCAGCTGCCTGATTGGCTCAACAGCTCTCTCTGGTCCTCCAATCCGCCTCCACCGCCGGCCGATGACCCCTCTCCTTCCGATCACTCTCCGTTTGACCGGAAACCGGTTGTTCCGGTGACTCCGCCAGGGGCGATTGAACCGCCGGAGCCGGTGAAAGTTGAGGCGAGTGATCCGTTGCTTGATGATGCTGTTAGTGATCATCAGGATGAGTTTGAGAATGGTGCTAGTTCGGTGAGTTCTGTGGTGGAAGATGCTTCGAAACAGGCTCAGCTCTTACACGAG ATTTCGAACAAGGTTATCAGTTTGACTGAATTGCGGAGACTTGCGTCACAGGGTATACCTGATGGTGCCGGCGTCAGAAGTGCGGTTTGGAAG TTGCTATTGGGGTATCTCCCGGGTGATCGAGCGCTTTGGCCTTCTGAATTGGCCAAGAAGAGGTCTCAATACAAGAACTTCAAAGATGAGCTTTTGTTGAATCCT TCAGAAATCGCAAGGAACAAGGGTAACTCCATCAATTTAGACCCTGATGAAACAAGGAAGGAGAACAAAGGTTTACTTTCAAGATCAGAAATCAGCCATGATGAGCATCCTTTAAGCCTAGGGACAACAAGCGCCTGGAATAAGTTCTTCCAG GACACTGAGATCATTGAACAGATTGACCGTGATGTGATGCGTACTCATCCTGACCTTCATTTTTTCTCCGGAGACTCGCAGTTTGCAAAATCTAATCAG GAGGCTCTGCGAAGTATATTGATCATATTTGCCAAATTGAATCCTGGTATCAGATATGTCCAAGGCATGAATGAAGTGTTGGCGCCTTTGTATTATGTGTTCAAAAACGACCCCGCCGAGGAAAATGCA TCCTCCGCGGAAGCAGACACATTCTTTTGTTTTGTGGAACTGATCAGTGGATTCCGCGACAATTTCTGCCAGCAACTTGACAATAGTGTAGTGGGTATACGATCCACGATTACAAAGATGTCACAGCTTTTGAAAGAGCATGACGAAGAACTCTGGCGCCATCTTGAGGTCACATGTAAA GTAAATCCCCAGTTTTATGCATTTAGATGGATCACCCTCCTATTAACCCAAGAATTCAATTTTGCGGACAGTCTTCACATTTGGGATACACTCTTAAGTGATCCCGAAGGTCCTCAA GAGACATTGCTCCGGGTTTGCTGTGCAATGCTTATTCTTGTGCGGAGGCGTTTACTTGCCGGCGACTTCACCTCTAATCTCAAGCTGCTACAAAATTATCCATCATCAAACATTAGCCACCTGCTTTATGTTGCCAATAAGTTGCGGTCTCATCCTGGCTAG
- the LOC108199960 gene encoding uncharacterized protein LOC108199960 isoform X2, translating to MVKKQLPDWLNSSLWSSNPPPPPADDPSPSDHSPFDRKPVVPVTPPGAIEPPEPVKVEASDPLLDDAVSDHQDEFENGASSVSSVVEDASKQAQLLHEISNKVISLTELRRLASQGIPDGAGVRSAVWKLLLGYLPGDRALWPSELAKKRSQYKNFKDELLLNPDTEIIEQIDRDVMRTHPDLHFFSGDSQFAKSNQEALRSILIIFAKLNPGIRYVQGMNEVLAPLYYVFKNDPAEENASSAEADTFFCFVELISGFRDNFCQQLDNSVVGIRSTITKMSQLLKEHDEELWRHLEVTCKVNPQFYAFRWITLLLTQEFNFADSLHIWDTLLSDPEGPQETLLRVCCAMLILVRRRLLAGDFTSNLKLLQNYPSSNISHLLYVANKLRSHPG from the exons ATGGTGAAAAAGCAGCTGCCTGATTGGCTCAACAGCTCTCTCTGGTCCTCCAATCCGCCTCCACCGCCGGCCGATGACCCCTCTCCTTCCGATCACTCTCCGTTTGACCGGAAACCGGTTGTTCCGGTGACTCCGCCAGGGGCGATTGAACCGCCGGAGCCGGTGAAAGTTGAGGCGAGTGATCCGTTGCTTGATGATGCTGTTAGTGATCATCAGGATGAGTTTGAGAATGGTGCTAGTTCGGTGAGTTCTGTGGTGGAAGATGCTTCGAAACAGGCTCAGCTCTTACACGAG ATTTCGAACAAGGTTATCAGTTTGACTGAATTGCGGAGACTTGCGTCACAGGGTATACCTGATGGTGCCGGCGTCAGAAGTGCGGTTTGGAAG TTGCTATTGGGGTATCTCCCGGGTGATCGAGCGCTTTGGCCTTCTGAATTGGCCAAGAAGAGGTCTCAATACAAGAACTTCAAAGATGAGCTTTTGTTGAATCCT GACACTGAGATCATTGAACAGATTGACCGTGATGTGATGCGTACTCATCCTGACCTTCATTTTTTCTCCGGAGACTCGCAGTTTGCAAAATCTAATCAG GAGGCTCTGCGAAGTATATTGATCATATTTGCCAAATTGAATCCTGGTATCAGATATGTCCAAGGCATGAATGAAGTGTTGGCGCCTTTGTATTATGTGTTCAAAAACGACCCCGCCGAGGAAAATGCA TCCTCCGCGGAAGCAGACACATTCTTTTGTTTTGTGGAACTGATCAGTGGATTCCGCGACAATTTCTGCCAGCAACTTGACAATAGTGTAGTGGGTATACGATCCACGATTACAAAGATGTCACAGCTTTTGAAAGAGCATGACGAAGAACTCTGGCGCCATCTTGAGGTCACATGTAAA GTAAATCCCCAGTTTTATGCATTTAGATGGATCACCCTCCTATTAACCCAAGAATTCAATTTTGCGGACAGTCTTCACATTTGGGATACACTCTTAAGTGATCCCGAAGGTCCTCAA GAGACATTGCTCCGGGTTTGCTGTGCAATGCTTATTCTTGTGCGGAGGCGTTTACTTGCCGGCGACTTCACCTCTAATCTCAAGCTGCTACAAAATTATCCATCATCAAACATTAGCCACCTGCTTTATGTTGCCAATAAGTTGCGGTCTCATCCTGGCTAG